Proteins encoded by one window of Lathyrus oleraceus cultivar Zhongwan6 chromosome 1, CAAS_Psat_ZW6_1.0, whole genome shotgun sequence:
- the LOC127096418 gene encoding uncharacterized protein LOC127096418 — protein sequence MEILYSEKDMILHHLKYELELLKRFELKNCKTAIIPIETNHKLDYDVEVGMVCRFMNKPKWSHYQVVVKILRFDISTSEYFFKYLGGLVSWFSEKQPLVALSTCKDDYIVDDLTVCQAIGLMNLLQDLKIKVNKPMKLMIDNKSAIRFAKNPMLHGRSKHIYTKLCTAVLISNLQMF from the exons ATGGAGATTTTATACTCTGAGAAGGATATGATTTTGCATCATCTGAAGTATGAACTtgaacttctgaagagatttgagctGAAAAATTGCAAGACTGCAATCATACCTATTGAAACGAATCACAAGTTGGATTATGATGTTGAAG ttggaatggtatGTAGGTTTATGAACAAACCAAAATGGTCACATTACCAAGTTGTTGTAAAAATTCTGAG ATTTGACATAAGTACTTCTGAATATTTTTTCAAGTATCTGGGAGGTCTTGTCTCTTGGTTCTCTGAGAAGCAACCACTGGTTGCATTGTCAACTTGTAAAGATGACTACATTGTAGATGATTTGACTGTGTGTCAAGCTATTGGCCTTATGAATTTGTTGCAAGATCTGAAGATCAAAGTGAACAAGCCTatgaagctgatgattgacaacaaatcaGCCATACGCTTTGCCAAAAATCCAATGCTGCATGGAAGAAGCAAGCATATTTATACAAAGTTATGCACTGCAGTACTCATAAGCAACTTGCAGATGTTCTGA